TTTTCATGGTATTCAGTCCACATACCTTCCATTTCCCCGTCTTTATAAAGTCCTTGACTTTTTATTTTGCCAATATCATAAAACTCGGTCCACTCTCCTTCCCTGGTCCCTTTGGAATACATTCCAATCGCCTTCTTTTTACCGTTTTCATACCAGGTTTCTATTTTTCCATCGGGCTCTCCTTGTTTATAGTTGCCCAATTCCTTCATATTCCCATTTTTGTAGTACAATTCGGTCTTGCCATCCTGGAAACCATCTTTATAAACAATCTTACTTTCCAGCTTACCATTGTCGTAATAGGTTTCCCAGGTACCCACTTTTTCGTCGGCAGTATAGCTTCCTTTTGCCTTTACTTTTCCGTTCTCATACCAGTAGGTCCAGGCTCCATCTTTAATGCTGTCGCTCATTACGCCTTCCCATTTTTTCTTCTTGTGTTCAGGGTCGTAATACTCGGTTGATGGCTTTTGTGCAAAGGGTTTGAGGCAGGAGAACAGAATGGAAATTAGTAAAATAATCCTTACCATGGTTAAAAAGCTGTTGGGCGAAGATAACTTTTTTACTCCAACTTTTTCAAGGCTTGTTCAATGCTTTCCTTTTCCGAAATCCTCGGAATTTGTTTAGAAAGGGCTATTTGATACATTTTTCTAGCCTTCTCCACCTGGCCGCTTTGGGCATAAAAATCTCCGGCCAACCAATAGGCTTGGTATAATTCAGGGTTATTGGCAACCAGGGCTTTGGCTTTTACTTCATTAAAATCTCCCTTACCTCGTAAATACTGTTG
This genomic stretch from Bacteroidia bacterium harbors:
- a CDS encoding toxin-antitoxin system YwqK family antitoxin, with protein sequence MVRIILLISILFSCLKPFAQKPSTEYYDPEHKKKKWEGVMSDSIKDGAWTYWYENGKVKAKGSYTADEKVGTWETYYDNGKLESKIVYKDGFQDGKTELYYKNGNMKELGNYKQGEPDGKIETWYENGKKKAIGMYSKGTREGEWTEFYDIGKIKSQGLYKDGEMEGMWTEYHENEVKKAEGQYTAGQKNGKWIYFNTMGKPVKEETWKKGTLGKSKTLK